Proteins from one Paraburkholderia acidisoli genomic window:
- the cyoD gene encoding cytochrome o ubiquinol oxidase subunit IV, protein MSQSHVSHAVDHDASHGSFKGYMIGTVLSLVLTLASFGVVMAHLVAPGVALALIVVLCIAQLVVQLFYFLHIGAAREQRSNTAIFVCTAFLIAVIVGLSLWVMHNANVNMMPTQISIDRAMAHD, encoded by the coding sequence GTGAGCCAATCCCACGTTTCCCATGCGGTCGATCACGACGCCTCGCACGGCAGCTTCAAGGGCTACATGATCGGCACGGTGCTGTCGCTCGTGTTGACGCTCGCTTCGTTCGGCGTCGTGATGGCGCACCTCGTGGCGCCCGGCGTGGCGCTCGCGCTCATCGTCGTGCTGTGTATCGCGCAACTCGTGGTGCAGCTGTTCTACTTCCTGCATATCGGCGCGGCGCGCGAGCAGCGGTCGAATACGGCGATCTTCGTCTGCACGGCGTTCCTGATCGCGGTGATCGTCGGCTTGTCGCTCTGGGTCATGCACAACGCGAACGTCAACATGATGCCCACGCAGATCTCGATCGACCGCGCCATGGCGCACGATTGA
- the cyoC gene encoding cytochrome o ubiquinol oxidase subunit III has product MAHVINHSHSHAHDAHGHDHAHDDSTKTTLGFWIYLMSDCLIFATLFATFGVLANATAGGPGAKQLFELPYVLGETLLLLASSVTFGMAMLNLHANRRAQVVTWLAITFAFGAGFVGMEINEFAKLVADGAGPGTSAYLSAYFTLVGTHGLHVTAGLLWIAIMMHQTAKFGLTGMVRRRLACLSLFWHFLDLVWICVFTFVYLRGVL; this is encoded by the coding sequence ATGGCTCACGTTATTAACCACTCGCACTCACACGCTCACGACGCGCACGGTCACGACCACGCGCACGACGATTCCACGAAGACGACGCTCGGCTTCTGGATCTACCTGATGAGCGACTGCCTGATCTTCGCCACGCTGTTCGCCACCTTCGGCGTGCTCGCGAACGCGACGGCGGGCGGTCCCGGCGCGAAGCAGCTGTTCGAGTTGCCCTATGTGCTCGGCGAAACGCTGTTGCTGCTTGCGAGCAGCGTCACCTTCGGCATGGCGATGCTGAACCTGCACGCGAATCGCCGCGCGCAGGTCGTCACGTGGCTCGCGATCACGTTCGCGTTCGGCGCGGGTTTCGTCGGCATGGAAATCAACGAGTTCGCGAAGCTCGTGGCCGACGGCGCGGGCCCCGGCACGAGCGCGTATCTCTCGGCGTATTTCACGCTGGTCGGCACGCACGGCTTGCATGTGACGGCGGGGCTGCTGTGGATCGCGATCATGATGCATCAGACCGCGAAGTTCGGTTTGACTGGCATGGTGCGCCGCCGCCTCGCTTGCCTCAGCCTCTTCTGGCACTTCCTCGATCTCGTGTGGATCTGTGTGTTTACGTTTGTTTATCTGCGAGGTGTGCTGTGA
- the cyoB gene encoding cytochrome o ubiquinol oxidase subunit I: MFGKLTLDAVPWHEPIIMGTGAVVALGGLALLVAITLAGKWGYLWREWFTSVDHKRIGVMYIVLAVVMLLRGFADAIMMRAQQALAYGDSAGYLPPHHYDQIFTAHGVIMIFFVATPLILGLMNVVVPLQLGARDVAYPFVNSLSFWLSVVGAILVMVSMFVGDFAATGWVAYPPLSELGYSPTVGMDYYIWSLQLSGLGTTLSGINFIVTILRMRAPGMDLMKMPVFVWTAFITNILIVAVFPVLTGTLALLTMDRYLDMHFFTNELGGNAMMYINLIWVWGHPEVYILILPAFGAYSEIIATFSGKPLFGYKSMVYATSSIGILSFFVWLHHFFTMGSGANVNAFFGIMTTVISIPTGVKLFNWLFTMYRGRIRYHSATLWTIGFMVTFAVGGMTGVLLAVPGADFVLHNSLFLVAHFHNVIIGGVVFGCLAGISFWFPKAFGFTLNEFWGKVSFWCWLIGYWLAFTPLYILGFEGMTRRMNHYDVPEWHPWLVVALVGAVFVALGILAFIVQIVVSIRDRDANRDLTGDPWGARSLEWSTSSPAPFYNFAHLPVITSMEQHWDDKEAGRAYVQPPRYEDIHMPRNTGAGFIIAAFSLVFGFAIVWHMWLFAAVGLVGMIGTFIARTYDTDTDYWVPAAEVERIENARFQQMGIRRKDRPAQPEAVGEMA, translated from the coding sequence ATGTTTGGAAAACTCACACTCGATGCCGTTCCCTGGCACGAGCCGATCATCATGGGCACGGGCGCGGTGGTCGCGCTCGGCGGGCTCGCGTTGCTCGTTGCGATCACGCTCGCGGGCAAGTGGGGCTATCTGTGGCGCGAATGGTTCACCTCGGTGGATCACAAGCGCATCGGCGTCATGTATATCGTGCTCGCGGTCGTCATGCTGCTGCGCGGTTTCGCCGATGCGATCATGATGCGCGCGCAACAGGCGCTCGCGTACGGCGACTCGGCGGGTTATCTGCCGCCGCATCACTACGACCAGATCTTCACGGCGCACGGCGTGATCATGATCTTCTTCGTGGCGACGCCGCTCATTCTCGGGCTGATGAACGTGGTCGTGCCGCTGCAGCTGGGCGCGCGCGACGTGGCGTATCCGTTCGTCAATTCGCTGAGCTTCTGGCTCTCCGTGGTGGGCGCGATTCTCGTGATGGTCTCCATGTTCGTGGGCGATTTCGCGGCCACGGGCTGGGTGGCGTATCCGCCGCTTTCGGAGCTGGGCTACAGCCCGACCGTGGGGATGGACTACTACATCTGGTCGCTGCAACTCTCCGGTCTCGGCACGACGCTTTCGGGCATCAACTTCATCGTGACGATCCTGCGCATGCGCGCGCCGGGCATGGACCTGATGAAAATGCCCGTGTTCGTGTGGACGGCGTTCATCACCAACATCCTGATCGTCGCGGTGTTTCCGGTGCTGACCGGCACGCTCGCGCTGCTCACGATGGACCGCTATCTCGACATGCACTTCTTCACGAACGAGTTGGGCGGGAACGCGATGATGTACATCAACCTGATCTGGGTCTGGGGCCACCCGGAGGTGTACATCCTGATTCTGCCGGCGTTCGGCGCGTACTCGGAAATCATCGCGACGTTCTCGGGCAAGCCGCTGTTCGGCTACAAGTCGATGGTCTACGCCACCTCGTCGATCGGCATTCTCTCGTTCTTCGTGTGGCTCCATCACTTCTTCACGATGGGTTCGGGCGCGAACGTCAACGCGTTCTTCGGCATCATGACCACGGTCATTTCGATTCCGACCGGCGTGAAGCTGTTCAACTGGCTGTTCACGATGTACCGCGGCCGCATCCGCTATCACAGCGCCACGCTCTGGACCATCGGCTTCATGGTGACGTTCGCCGTGGGCGGCATGACGGGCGTGCTGCTCGCGGTGCCGGGCGCCGACTTCGTGCTGCACAACTCGCTGTTCCTCGTCGCGCATTTCCATAACGTGATCATCGGCGGCGTGGTGTTCGGCTGTCTCGCGGGCATCAGCTTCTGGTTCCCGAAGGCGTTCGGCTTCACGCTCAACGAGTTCTGGGGCAAGGTCTCGTTCTGGTGCTGGCTGATCGGTTACTGGCTCGCGTTCACGCCGCTCTACATCCTCGGCTTCGAGGGCATGACGCGCCGCATGAATCACTACGACGTGCCCGAGTGGCATCCGTGGCTCGTGGTCGCGCTGGTCGGCGCCGTGTTCGTCGCGCTCGGCATTCTCGCGTTCATCGTGCAGATCGTCGTGAGCATTCGCGACCGCGACGCCAACCGCGACCTCACGGGCGACCCGTGGGGCGCACGCAGCCTCGAATGGTCGACGTCGTCGCCCGCGCCGTTCTACAACTTCGCGCATCTGCCCGTCATCACGTCGATGGAGCAGCACTGGGACGACAAGGAAGCGGGTCGCGCCTACGTGCAGCCGCCGCGCTACGAAGACATCCATATGCCGCGCAACACGGGCGCGGGCTTCATCATCGCCGCGTTCAGCCTGGTGTTCGGCTTCGCGATCGTGTGGCACATGTGGCTGTTCGCGGCGGTGGGCCTGGTCGGCATGATCGGCACGTTCATCGCGCGCACCTACGACACGGATACCGACTACTGGGTGCCGGCCGCCGAAGTCGAACGCATCGAGAACGCGCGCTTCCAGCAAATGGGCATCCGGCGCAAGGACCGTCCCGCACAACCCGAGGCTGTCGGGGAGATGGCTTGA